Proteins encoded within one genomic window of Amycolatopsis sp. 2-15:
- a CDS encoding carboxypeptidase regulatory-like domain-containing protein, translated as MHRRRSLVLAVVSAALVLVGTAAPAVASENGIDGVVTDARTGAPVRGAWVQVHDSSGAGITGAGTDDTGHYDVSLQPGQYTLEVMATEYDTLVTDPVTSPGTVPVALVPYEYGGLAGTFVRGPGRPVAGAAVQLADPNGNDVARTVTGADGGYRFDHVKTGKYKRRYYWPENAEQWYPGQTDPYQAKLVEVTAGADTVVDETALPTGSAELTVTDDASHRPLPGACVSASGVGQWANACADSAGKVRFPVLRAGTYQFRIGAEGHLDDVLNADVLADETTELASKLLKRAKLSVSFADAATGAPVGDACLAIVDPTQHGSVSPDNMSCAFGTGKLDLDFLWPGKYRFFAVPGNVAGGDGVHGSQWVGARGGTGDVEKATWFEIKPGQTTDVRVKFDAAGSITGKVTDAATGAPVSEVCPGVTAAWSGDNHPWGVQCTYTEGRYTIGGLGPYDWRVQFPDMTGAHAWQWSGGASDRFSARPVPVTAGAATTLDAALKPAGKITGKVLDATLPMQWVAVNAYNARTGDPAGPDGLVTSAGQYTLPGLATQDVRIEWWHGSQGPLEYPRSVPVVTGRETSGIDLRVPAVS; from the coding sequence GTGCACAGACGAAGATCACTGGTGCTCGCGGTGGTGAGTGCGGCACTGGTACTGGTGGGGACGGCCGCGCCCGCGGTCGCGTCGGAGAACGGGATCGACGGCGTCGTGACCGACGCCAGGACCGGTGCTCCGGTGCGCGGTGCGTGGGTGCAGGTGCACGACAGCAGCGGTGCCGGGATCACGGGGGCCGGCACCGACGACACGGGCCACTACGACGTTTCGCTGCAGCCGGGCCAGTACACGCTCGAGGTCATGGCCACCGAGTACGACACGTTGGTCACCGACCCGGTGACCTCGCCGGGCACCGTGCCGGTCGCCTTGGTGCCGTACGAATACGGCGGCCTTGCCGGCACGTTCGTACGCGGTCCCGGCCGGCCGGTCGCCGGCGCCGCCGTGCAGCTCGCCGACCCGAACGGCAACGACGTCGCCCGCACGGTCACCGGTGCCGACGGCGGGTACCGCTTCGACCACGTGAAGACGGGCAAGTACAAACGGCGTTACTACTGGCCCGAAAACGCCGAGCAGTGGTACCCGGGGCAGACCGATCCGTACCAGGCGAAGCTCGTCGAGGTGACCGCCGGTGCGGACACCGTCGTCGACGAGACGGCGCTGCCGACGGGTTCGGCCGAGCTCACCGTGACCGACGACGCGAGCCACCGGCCGCTGCCGGGTGCCTGCGTGTCCGCGAGCGGGGTGGGCCAGTGGGCCAACGCGTGCGCGGACTCGGCGGGCAAGGTGCGCTTCCCCGTGCTGCGCGCCGGCACCTACCAGTTTCGCATCGGCGCCGAGGGTCACCTCGACGACGTGCTCAACGCCGACGTCCTTGCCGACGAGACGACCGAGCTCGCGTCGAAGCTGCTGAAGCGGGCGAAACTGTCCGTCAGCTTCGCCGACGCCGCCACCGGCGCTCCGGTCGGCGACGCCTGCCTGGCGATCGTCGACCCGACCCAGCACGGGTCGGTTTCACCGGACAACATGTCGTGCGCCTTCGGCACGGGCAAGCTCGACCTCGACTTCCTGTGGCCGGGCAAGTACCGGTTCTTCGCGGTGCCCGGAAACGTCGCGGGCGGCGACGGCGTGCACGGCAGCCAATGGGTCGGCGCGCGGGGCGGCACGGGCGACGTCGAGAAGGCGACCTGGTTCGAGATCAAGCCCGGGCAGACGACCGACGTGCGCGTGAAGTTCGACGCGGCGGGCTCGATCACCGGCAAGGTCACCGACGCCGCGACGGGCGCGCCGGTCTCCGAGGTCTGCCCGGGAGTCACGGCCGCGTGGTCGGGTGACAACCACCCGTGGGGCGTGCAGTGCACCTACACCGAGGGCCGGTACACGATCGGCGGACTCGGGCCCTACGACTGGCGCGTGCAGTTCCCCGACATGACCGGCGCCCACGCGTGGCAGTGGTCCGGCGGCGCGTCCGACCGGTTCTCGGCCCGGCCCGTGCCCGTCACCGCGGGTGCCGCGACCACGCTCGACGCCGCGCTGAAGCCGGCGGGCAAGATCACCGGGAAGGTGCTCGACGCGACGCTGCCGATGCAGTGGGTCGCCGTGAACGCCTACAACGCCCGCACGGGTGACCCGGCCGGTCCCGACGGGCTCGTGACCTCCGCCGGCCAGTACACCCTGCCCGGGCTGGCCACGCAGGACGTGCGGATCGAGTGGTGGCACGGCAGCCAGGGGCCGCTGGAGTACCCGCGGTCCGTGCCCGTGGTGACCGGCCGCGAAACGAGCGGGATCGACCTGCGCGTACCTGCGGTTTCGTGA
- the lexA gene encoding transcriptional repressor LexA, with protein MTTYDDTFDHLDASSLPLRQQQILVTIRDWVVRHGYAPSSREIGEAVGLRSSSSVSKHLASLEDKGYLRRSSSMSRPIDVRAFLGTAEPQQGEDSVAVPVVGHIAAGTPISAEEHLDEMLQLPRGLTGRGNVFGLRVRGDSMIDAAICDGDIVVVRQQSEAHSGQIVAAMIDEEATVKVYRRRNGHVYLEPRNPAYDVIDGDRAVVLGAVVSVLRSM; from the coding sequence GTGACCACCTACGACGACACCTTCGACCATCTCGACGCCTCGTCCCTGCCGCTTCGCCAGCAGCAGATCCTGGTCACGATCCGGGACTGGGTGGTCCGCCACGGGTACGCGCCGAGCAGCCGCGAGATCGGCGAGGCCGTGGGGCTGCGGTCGTCCTCATCGGTGTCGAAGCACCTGGCGAGCCTGGAGGACAAGGGTTACCTGCGACGCAGCAGCTCGATGTCGCGGCCGATCGACGTGCGCGCGTTCCTCGGCACGGCCGAGCCACAGCAGGGTGAGGACTCCGTGGCGGTGCCGGTCGTCGGCCACATCGCCGCCGGCACGCCGATCTCGGCCGAGGAGCACCTCGACGAGATGCTGCAGCTGCCGCGCGGGCTCACCGGCCGCGGCAACGTCTTCGGCCTGCGGGTGCGCGGCGACTCGATGATCGACGCCGCGATCTGCGACGGCGACATCGTGGTGGTGCGCCAGCAGTCGGAGGCGCACTCCGGCCAGATCGTCGCCGCGATGATCGACGAAGAGGCGACCGTGAAGGTCTACCGGCGCCGCAACGGCCACGTGTACCTCGAACCCCGCAACCCGGCCTACGACGTGATCGACGGTGACCGGGCCGTGGTGCTGGGCGCGGTCGTGTCCGTGCTGCGCAGCATGTGA
- a CDS encoding SDR family NAD(P)-dependent oxidoreductase, with product MDTRRIAVVTGAGRGIGAAVAERLHELGHRVALLDVAADSAAAKARELDASGTTARAFAVDVRDPAAVRSVAEQVRREFGTPEILVNNAARTQSRSVWDIEVTEWDDVLATNLRGVFLLTRELAPAMRERGWGRVVNLASLAGQQGGLVAGAHYASSKAGVLVLTKVFAKELAASGVTVNAVAPAATRTPVMDEMDAGQLEAAEAAIPVGRFGRAGEVADLVAYLCGENTGYITGATFDINGGLFMR from the coding sequence GTGGACACTCGCAGGATCGCCGTCGTGACCGGGGCCGGGCGCGGGATCGGGGCCGCCGTCGCGGAGCGGCTGCACGAGCTCGGCCATCGCGTCGCGCTGCTCGACGTGGCCGCGGACAGCGCGGCCGCGAAGGCACGGGAGCTCGACGCCTCCGGCACCACCGCGCGCGCCTTCGCCGTCGACGTCCGCGATCCCGCGGCCGTGCGGTCCGTCGCCGAGCAGGTGCGGCGGGAGTTCGGCACGCCCGAGATCTTGGTGAACAACGCGGCCCGCACCCAGAGCCGGTCGGTGTGGGACATCGAGGTGACCGAGTGGGACGACGTGCTGGCGACCAACCTGCGCGGCGTTTTCCTGCTCACGCGTGAGCTCGCGCCGGCGATGCGCGAGCGCGGGTGGGGCCGCGTGGTCAACCTCGCGTCACTGGCCGGGCAGCAGGGCGGGCTGGTCGCGGGGGCGCACTACGCGTCGTCGAAGGCGGGGGTCCTGGTGCTCACCAAGGTGTTCGCGAAGGAGCTCGCCGCCTCGGGCGTCACGGTGAACGCCGTCGCCCCGGCGGCCACGCGGACGCCGGTGATGGACGAGATGGACGCCGGACAGCTCGAAGCCGCCGAGGCCGCGATCCCCGTGGGCCGGTTCGGGCGGGCCGGGGAGGTCGCGGACCTCGTCGCCTACCTCTGCGGCGAGAACACCGGGTACATCACCGGGGCCACCTTCGACATCAACGGCGGCCTGTTCATGCGCTGA
- a CDS encoding glycosyl hydrolase family 95 catalytic domain-containing protein — translation MDVSRRTVLGGALAGIAASAAGLGPAVASAASHPPPGGDDFDWTAFLATADLRWRRMPAAWTEGPFLGNGFLGSGIYAEPGQNAVRFTVQHTEVQDHRPQYGSLFGLARLPIGYFTLEPVGAITGVDWRLDLGNAELTGTITTAAGSLALRAIVHTGQPVLAVEVRPTAGEHGFRWVFHPAEAVSPRADPVWKKASPEGYVANPPATVRTVGDSHVAEQPLLAGGEHVTAWREVTRGGARTLYASVAWSHPERTSTARALRSVRTAAEFGPLTREHRRWWHDYYRRSFVSIPDTRLQSFYWIQLYKLASAARREAPVMATSGPWLENTPWPATWWNLNVQLEYWLIHGSNHLELDAVSRALDQYRAHLSSQLGAPYRSDSAGIPRTTDMTLLNGVSDANSGFPVGVPGQDTPTPEVGDLTWALHNVWLSYRHTLDRRLLRDTLFPLLRKAINYYLHFLAPGPDGKLHLPPTFSPEYGVNAPDCTYDLALVRWGCRTLLDAARELRVADPLVPRWQQVLATLAPYAVDETGYLIGAGVPLAKSHRHYSHLLQVYPLYEITWEQPENRALIEKSLAHWVGFEGALQGYTFTGAASISASMRRGDQAAAYLDQLQNRFIKPNTMYEESGPVIETPLSAVKSMQDMLVQSWGGVVRLFPAVPATWGDISVRDFRTEGAFLLSAAREGGKTRWLKVHSEAGAPCVLRPGIDGALVVTDARGRAKHWRTLPNGDVEVDLAHGEDAFVYRAGDRPDFAVRPVAPNGPSTPWGLPA, via the coding sequence ATGGACGTCTCCCGCAGAACAGTCCTCGGCGGCGCGCTCGCCGGGATCGCGGCGAGCGCGGCGGGGCTGGGCCCGGCCGTCGCCTCGGCCGCGAGCCACCCGCCGCCCGGCGGCGACGACTTCGACTGGACCGCCTTCCTCGCCACCGCGGACCTGCGGTGGCGGCGGATGCCGGCCGCGTGGACGGAAGGGCCGTTCCTCGGTAACGGTTTCCTCGGATCCGGTATTTACGCCGAGCCGGGCCAGAACGCCGTGCGCTTCACCGTGCAGCACACCGAGGTGCAGGACCACCGGCCGCAGTACGGCTCGCTGTTCGGCCTCGCCCGGCTGCCGATCGGGTACTTCACGCTCGAACCCGTCGGCGCGATCACCGGCGTCGACTGGCGTCTGGACCTGGGGAACGCCGAGCTCACCGGCACGATCACCACGGCCGCGGGCAGCCTCGCGCTGCGCGCGATCGTCCACACCGGACAGCCGGTGCTCGCCGTCGAGGTGCGCCCGACCGCGGGCGAACACGGGTTCCGCTGGGTCTTCCACCCGGCCGAGGCCGTGAGCCCGCGCGCCGATCCCGTCTGGAAGAAGGCCTCGCCCGAGGGCTACGTCGCGAACCCGCCGGCGACGGTCCGCACCGTCGGCGACAGCCACGTCGCCGAGCAGCCGCTGCTCGCGGGCGGTGAGCACGTCACCGCCTGGCGGGAGGTCACCCGCGGCGGCGCGCGGACGCTCTACGCGTCGGTCGCCTGGTCACACCCCGAGCGGACCTCCACCGCGCGGGCCCTGCGGTCCGTGCGGACGGCGGCCGAGTTCGGCCCGCTCACCCGCGAGCACCGCCGCTGGTGGCACGACTACTACCGGCGCAGCTTCGTGTCCATTCCGGACACCCGGCTGCAGAGCTTCTACTGGATCCAGCTGTACAAGCTCGCCTCGGCCGCGCGGCGCGAGGCACCGGTGATGGCGACGTCGGGCCCGTGGCTGGAGAACACGCCGTGGCCGGCCACGTGGTGGAACCTCAACGTGCAGCTCGAGTACTGGCTCATCCACGGCTCCAACCACCTCGAGCTCGACGCCGTGAGCCGGGCGCTGGACCAGTACCGCGCGCACCTGTCGAGCCAGCTCGGCGCGCCGTACCGGAGCGACTCCGCCGGCATCCCGCGCACCACCGACATGACGCTGCTCAACGGCGTCTCCGACGCGAACAGCGGCTTCCCCGTGGGCGTGCCCGGCCAAGACACCCCGACCCCGGAGGTCGGCGATCTCACGTGGGCGCTGCACAACGTGTGGCTGTCCTACCGGCACACGCTGGACCGCCGCCTGCTGCGCGACACGCTGTTCCCCTTGCTGCGCAAGGCGATCAACTACTACCTGCACTTCCTCGCGCCGGGCCCGGACGGCAAGCTGCACCTGCCGCCCACGTTCTCTCCCGAGTACGGCGTGAACGCCCCCGACTGCACCTACGACCTCGCCCTCGTGCGCTGGGGCTGCCGCACCCTGCTCGACGCGGCGCGCGAGCTGCGCGTCGCCGACCCGCTCGTGCCGCGCTGGCAACAGGTGCTGGCGACGCTCGCGCCCTACGCCGTGGACGAGACCGGCTACCTCATCGGCGCCGGCGTGCCGTTGGCGAAGTCGCACCGGCACTACTCGCACCTGCTGCAGGTCTACCCGCTGTACGAGATCACCTGGGAGCAGCCGGAGAACCGCGCGCTCATCGAGAAGTCACTGGCGCACTGGGTCGGCTTCGAGGGTGCGCTGCAGGGCTACACCTTCACCGGTGCGGCGTCGATCTCGGCGTCGATGCGACGCGGTGACCAAGCGGCGGCCTACCTCGACCAATTGCAGAACCGGTTCATCAAGCCCAACACGATGTACGAGGAGTCGGGCCCGGTGATCGAGACGCCGCTCTCGGCGGTGAAGTCGATGCAGGACATGCTGGTGCAGAGCTGGGGCGGTGTCGTGCGGCTGTTCCCCGCCGTCCCCGCGACGTGGGGGGACATTTCCGTGCGCGACTTCCGCACCGAGGGCGCGTTCCTGCTCAGTGCCGCCCGCGAAGGGGGCAAAACGCGCTGGCTGAAGGTTCACAGCGAAGCCGGTGCCCCCTGCGTCCTGCGCCCGGGCATCGACGGCGCCCTCGTGGTCACCGACGCACGGGGCCGCGCGAAGCATTGGCGCACCCTGCCCAACGGCGACGTGGAGGTCGACCTCGCCCACGGCGAGGACGCCTTCGTGTACCGCGCGGGCGACCGGCCGGACTTCGCGGTGCGCCCCGTGGCTCCGAACGGACCGAGCACTCCGTGGGGACTGCCGGCCTGA
- a CDS encoding LacI family DNA-binding transcriptional regulator, translated as MRITIRDVARRAEVSVATVSRALGSPDRVSEATRDRVLAVVRELGYRPSPAARSLITGKTGAIAIVVPDLGNPFFTGLLKSVQARARETGHAVLVGDSDEDPATEQELVRTLAKQADGVLLCSPGIDDATITELDGLTSLALLNRRVAGIGATVMDSAGGMREVVAHLAALGHRLAYLNGPDSSWSNHERLRGLRPAAAEHGVEIVELGPFAPRYEDGSPAADQALAAGVTAVLAYNDVMALGVLARLRDRGVDVPGELSVTGFDDLVYAAVSAPPLTTVAMPLAEAGSDAVDLLLAHAATDPAGRVVTELPTRLVVRATTARAPGYHR; from the coding sequence GTGCGGATCACGATCCGGGATGTCGCACGGCGGGCAGAGGTGTCGGTGGCCACGGTGTCGCGGGCGCTCGGCTCGCCCGACCGCGTCAGCGAAGCCACGCGCGACCGGGTGCTCGCGGTCGTGCGGGAACTGGGCTACCGGCCCAGCCCGGCGGCGCGCAGCCTCATCACCGGCAAGACCGGCGCGATCGCCATCGTGGTGCCGGACCTGGGGAACCCGTTCTTCACCGGCCTGCTCAAGAGCGTCCAGGCGCGGGCGCGCGAAACCGGCCACGCCGTGCTGGTCGGCGACAGCGACGAGGACCCGGCCACCGAGCAGGAGCTCGTGCGCACGCTGGCGAAGCAGGCCGACGGCGTGCTGCTGTGCTCGCCCGGGATCGACGACGCCACCATCACCGAGCTCGACGGCCTCACGTCGCTGGCGCTGCTCAACCGCCGGGTGGCCGGGATCGGCGCCACGGTGATGGACAGCGCCGGCGGGATGCGCGAGGTCGTGGCGCACCTGGCCGCGCTCGGGCACCGGCTCGCCTACCTCAACGGCCCCGACAGCTCGTGGTCCAACCACGAACGGCTGCGCGGGCTGCGTCCGGCCGCCGCGGAGCACGGCGTCGAGATCGTGGAACTCGGGCCGTTCGCCCCGCGGTACGAGGACGGCTCGCCCGCCGCCGACCAGGCGCTGGCCGCCGGCGTGACCGCGGTGCTCGCCTACAACGACGTGATGGCGCTCGGCGTGCTGGCGCGCCTGCGCGACCGCGGGGTCGACGTGCCGGGCGAGCTGAGCGTGACCGGCTTCGACGACCTCGTCTACGCGGCGGTGTCCGCTCCCCCGCTCACCACCGTCGCCATGCCGCTGGCCGAGGCCGGCAGCGACGCGGTGGATCTGCTGCTGGCCCATGCGGCCACCGACCCGGCCGGCCGGGTGGTCACGGAGCTGCCGACGCGGCTCGTCGTGCGCGCCACCACCGCCCGCGCGCCCGGGTATCACCGCTGA
- a CDS encoding histone-like nucleoid-structuring protein Lsr2 yields the protein MAHKVLVQMVDDIDGGVAHQTVPFGLDGVQYEIDLSDKNAGTLREEFARYIAASRRTGGRKVRRGTGSATPTPEDRERSRSIRAWAADNGWSISERGRIPTDVVTAYENSRTSGSKSRARGGRTKAKA from the coding sequence ATGGCGCACAAGGTCCTGGTCCAGATGGTGGACGACATCGACGGCGGGGTCGCGCACCAGACCGTGCCCTTCGGCCTCGACGGCGTTCAGTACGAAATCGATCTCTCCGACAAGAACGCGGGAACTCTGCGTGAAGAGTTCGCCCGCTACATCGCCGCCTCGCGCCGCACGGGCGGCCGCAAGGTGCGCCGTGGCACCGGTTCGGCCACGCCGACGCCCGAGGACCGCGAACGTTCGCGCAGCATCCGCGCGTGGGCCGCGGACAACGGCTGGAGCATTTCCGAACGCGGTCGCATTCCCACCGACGTGGTCACCGCCTACGAAAACAGCCGCACCTCCGGCTCGAAGTCACGGGCCCGCGGTGGTCGCACAAAGGCGAAGGCGTAA
- a CDS encoding DUF1622 domain-containing protein, with translation MSFTESFEIVAAVIEGLGVGIMALGLVVVLVRFVVDLTRRRGSYDQLRVHLGRVILLGLEILIAGDIIRTVIVDASLDNVLILGLIVLIRTVLSFALEVEISGAWPWQAKRGARPPA, from the coding sequence ATGAGTTTCACCGAGTCGTTCGAGATCGTCGCCGCCGTGATCGAAGGCCTCGGCGTCGGCATCATGGCCCTCGGCCTCGTGGTGGTGCTGGTGCGCTTCGTCGTCGACCTCACCCGGCGCCGCGGCAGCTACGACCAGCTGCGAGTGCACCTCGGCCGCGTCATCCTGCTCGGGCTCGAGATCCTGATCGCCGGCGACATCATCCGGACCGTGATCGTCGACGCGTCGCTGGACAACGTGCTGATCCTCGGCTTGATCGTGCTGATCCGGACCGTGCTGAGCTTCGCGCTCGAGGTCGAGATCTCCGGCGCGTGGCCGTGGCAGGCCAAGCGGGGGGCGCGGCCGCCCGCCTGA
- a CDS encoding TIGR03086 family metal-binding protein gives MDLVEQYFVAQDGFGAVVAEVPARRWDAPSPCAAWTVRDIVGHVLWGRHRLAAWVTGADYPETAGEPGAPNPGVLCAGDPAWEWRVAFEATAPALTRAGLARVTSVADAGGVPLTTLLPAFISDALVHTWDIAQAVGLTVTLDPAVVKATDEWVRSIPLRRPEFFGPERTPPAGADETTRLLAFLGRAA, from the coding sequence GTGGATCTTGTGGAGCAGTACTTCGTGGCGCAGGACGGCTTCGGCGCGGTGGTGGCCGAGGTGCCGGCGCGGCGGTGGGACGCGCCGTCGCCGTGCGCGGCGTGGACGGTGCGGGACATCGTGGGGCACGTGCTGTGGGGCCGCCACCGGCTGGCGGCCTGGGTGACCGGCGCCGACTACCCCGAAACCGCGGGGGAGCCGGGCGCACCGAACCCGGGTGTGCTCTGCGCCGGGGATCCGGCGTGGGAGTGGCGCGTGGCGTTCGAGGCGACCGCCCCGGCCCTGACCCGGGCCGGGCTCGCGCGGGTCACGTCGGTCGCCGACGCCGGGGGCGTGCCGCTCACGACGCTGCTGCCGGCGTTCATCTCCGACGCGCTGGTTCACACCTGGGACATCGCCCAGGCCGTCGGTCTGACCGTCACGCTCGATCCGGCCGTGGTGAAGGCGACGGACGAGTGGGTTCGCTCGATTCCGTTGCGGCGGCCCGAGTTCTTCGGGCCCGAGCGCACCCCACCGGCGGGCGCCGACGAGACCACGCGGCTGCTGGCGTTCCTCGGCCGCGCGGCCTGA
- a CDS encoding cupin domain-containing protein, with amino-acid sequence MTESTSTADQTGALTRNVEGHEVGASVSIIRESTDVAGSGPRLHRHPYRETFVIQRGHALFTIGDTEREGRAGDVLAVPAGVAHKFVVLGPERYEAVHIHENDRFVTEWLE; translated from the coding sequence ATGACCGAATCGACCAGTACCGCAGATCAGACCGGCGCGCTGACGCGCAACGTCGAGGGACACGAGGTCGGTGCGAGCGTGTCCATCATCCGCGAGAGCACCGACGTCGCCGGGTCCGGCCCGCGGCTGCACCGCCACCCCTACCGCGAGACGTTCGTGATCCAGCGCGGCCACGCCTTGTTCACGATCGGCGACACCGAGCGGGAAGGCCGGGCCGGCGACGTTCTCGCGGTTCCCGCCGGGGTCGCGCACAAGTTCGTGGTTCTCGGGCCGGAGCGCTACGAAGCCGTGCACATCCACGAGAACGACCGGTTCGTCACGGAGTGGCTCGAGTAG
- a CDS encoding dihydroorotate dehydrogenase, whose product MTEVLDRTTGRDDRDRLFATAPGSAVDLAVPLGPLTLANPVMPASGCFGPELGPLLPVRELGAVVTKTVFAQRRSGNPSHRLTESALGMLNSVGIPSPGTSRFVRDVLPRYREFGVPVIASVGGLTVDEYWQVADELAGAECAAFEVNVSCPNLEHGGLAIGADPAAVEAVVAGVVARTPLPVLVKLTPGVTDIGEIARAAEQAGATAVTVSNTFPALAVDVRSRRAVLGNGVGGLSGPAVKPLALRLVWQAASAVDIPVIGCGGISSARDVVEFLIAGATAVQVGTATFTRPYAMAEIVRDLAHHCAELGAGAVHELIGTLRT is encoded by the coding sequence ATGACGGAGGTGCTGGACCGGACGACCGGCCGCGACGACCGCGACCGGCTGTTCGCCACCGCGCCCGGGTCGGCCGTCGACCTGGCGGTGCCCCTGGGCCCCCTCACGCTCGCCAACCCGGTGATGCCCGCGTCCGGCTGCTTCGGCCCGGAGCTCGGTCCCCTGCTGCCGGTGCGCGAGCTCGGCGCCGTCGTGACGAAGACCGTGTTCGCGCAGCGCCGCTCCGGCAACCCGTCGCACCGGCTGACCGAAAGCGCGCTCGGCATGCTCAACAGCGTCGGCATCCCCAGCCCGGGCACGAGCCGGTTCGTGCGCGACGTGCTGCCGCGCTACCGCGAGTTCGGCGTGCCCGTGATCGCCAGCGTCGGCGGGTTGACCGTGGACGAGTACTGGCAGGTCGCCGACGAGCTGGCCGGCGCGGAGTGCGCGGCCTTCGAGGTCAACGTGTCCTGCCCCAACCTCGAACACGGCGGGCTCGCCATCGGCGCCGACCCCGCGGCGGTCGAGGCCGTCGTCGCCGGTGTGGTGGCGCGCACGCCGCTGCCGGTGCTCGTGAAGCTCACGCCCGGAGTCACCGACATCGGCGAGATCGCCCGCGCCGCCGAGCAGGCGGGCGCGACCGCCGTGACCGTGAGCAACACCTTCCCCGCCCTGGCCGTCGACGTGCGCTCGCGGCGCGCGGTGCTGGGCAACGGCGTCGGCGGCCTGTCCGGCCCGGCCGTGAAACCGCTCGCGCTGCGGCTGGTGTGGCAGGCGGCCTCGGCCGTCGACATCCCCGTCATCGGCTGTGGTGGTATCAGCAGCGCGCGTGACGTCGTCGAGTTCCTCATCGCCGGCGCCACCGCCGTGCAGGTCGGCACCGCGACGTTCACCCGCCCCTACGCGATGGCCGAGATCGTGCGCGACCTCGCCCACCACTGCGCCGAGCTCGGGGCGGGCGCCGTCCACGAGCTCATCGGAACCCTGCGCACCTGA
- a CDS encoding MFS transporter: protein MSDETLAGSAAPPATSEDTAAAKATTRYARKAVFASSIGYAMDGFDLLILGFALSAISGDLGLGGAEAGSLATITLIGAVVGGIAFGILSDRIGRVKVLTYSVIFFAVFTGLTAISTSYWEIAVFRFLAGVGIGGEFGIGMTLAAEAWPAKKRARATSLVGLGWQAGVLLAALISAPVLNAWGWRGLFLLGAFPAIVAIVFRSRLHEPEQFTRHRESQEGKPKVPLKLLVADGPTTRATIGVLVLTSVQNFGYFGIMIWLPTYLSTQFGYSLTKSGVWTAVTVVGMGVGILAFGEIADKLGRRKAFWLFQAGAAISVLGYSQLSSPWALMVGGAIMGAFANGMIGGYGALMAELYPTAIRSTAQNVLFNLGRAVGGFAPIVVALVAASYGFGFAIGVLSVIYLLDMVAMIFIPDRRAEQLA from the coding sequence ATGTCCGACGAAACGCTGGCCGGCAGCGCCGCACCACCCGCCACGTCCGAAGACACCGCCGCCGCCAAGGCCACCACGCGCTACGCCCGCAAGGCCGTGTTCGCGTCGTCGATCGGCTACGCGATGGACGGCTTCGACCTGCTGATCCTCGGGTTCGCCCTGTCCGCCATCTCCGGTGACCTCGGGCTCGGCGGCGCCGAAGCCGGCTCACTGGCCACCATCACGCTCATCGGCGCGGTGGTCGGCGGGATCGCGTTCGGGATCCTCTCCGACCGCATCGGCCGCGTGAAGGTGCTGACGTACTCGGTGATCTTCTTCGCGGTGTTCACCGGTCTCACGGCGATTTCCACGAGCTACTGGGAGATCGCCGTCTTCCGGTTCCTCGCGGGCGTCGGCATCGGCGGCGAGTTCGGCATCGGCATGACGCTGGCAGCCGAAGCGTGGCCGGCGAAGAAGCGCGCCCGGGCGACCTCGCTGGTCGGCCTCGGCTGGCAGGCCGGGGTGCTGCTCGCGGCGCTGATCTCCGCTCCGGTGCTCAACGCGTGGGGCTGGCGCGGGCTGTTCCTGCTCGGCGCGTTCCCCGCGATCGTCGCCATCGTGTTCCGCTCGCGGCTGCACGAGCCCGAGCAGTTCACGCGCCACCGCGAAAGCCAGGAGGGCAAGCCGAAGGTACCGCTCAAGCTGCTGGTGGCCGACGGGCCCACCACCCGCGCGACGATCGGCGTCCTCGTGCTCACGTCGGTGCAGAACTTCGGGTACTTCGGCATCATGATCTGGCTGCCCACCTACCTGTCCACGCAGTTCGGCTACAGCCTCACGAAATCCGGGGTGTGGACCGCCGTCACGGTGGTCGGCATGGGCGTCGGGATCCTGGCGTTCGGCGAGATCGCCGACAAACTGGGGCGCCGCAAGGCCTTCTGGCTCTTCCAGGCCGGCGCAGCCATCTCGGTACTGGGCTACAGCCAGCTCTCGTCGCCGTGGGCGTTGATGGTGGGTGGCGCGATCATGGGCGCGTTCGCCAACGGCATGATCGGCGGCTACGGCGCGCTGATGGCCGAGCTCTACCCCACGGCGATCCGGTCCACGGCGCAGAACGTGCTGTTCAACCTCGGCCGCGCGGTCGGCGGGTTCGCGCCGATCGTGGTCGCGCTCGTCGCCGCCAGCTACGGCTTCGGCTTCGCCATCGGCGTGCTGTCCGTGATCTACCTGCTCGACATGGTCGCGATGATCTTCATCCCCGACCGGCGCGCCGAGCAGCTGGCCTGA